One genomic region from Agelaius phoeniceus isolate bAgePho1 chromosome 25, bAgePho1.hap1, whole genome shotgun sequence encodes:
- the AMPD1 gene encoding AMP deaminase 1 isoform X2, whose amino-acid sequence MSRVRIPAEHKQMDESLRSFAEKVFASEVKDEEVRGEISHFDVEDICPISRQEMTVHMMLQEASSTVEMRRKKLIRMKTTVLAPPVAPGAVASLAVTEEASSTCPQYQTVPHFQRVQITGDYASGVTVEDFEVVCRGLYRALCIREKNMQQSLQRFPKTPSQYLRAIEGEPWKPSDVGPVFTPPVKDGQDPLDSGNLPEDLGYHVQMKDGIVYVYADKAAAERNEPKDLPYPSLEHFIDDMNFLLVLIAQGPVKTYTHRRLKFLSSKFQVHEMLNEMEEMKELKNNPHRDFYNCRKVDTHIHAAACMNQKHLLRFIKKSYRVDADRVVYNAKGKQLTLKQLFQQLKLHPYDLTVDSLDVHAGRQTFQRFDKFNDKYNPVGASELRDLYLKTENAINGEYFATIIKEVGSDLEDAKYQHTEPRLSIYGRSPEEWARLASWFNTHRVYSPNMKWMIQVPRIYDVFRSKNFLPHFGKMLEYIFVPVFEATINPQAHKELSVFLRHITGFDSVDDESKHSGHMFSTKSPKPEEWTSPKNPSYTYYIYYMYANILVLNNLRRQRGMNTFLFRPHCGEAGALTHLLAAFMTADNISHGLNLKKSPVLQYLYFLARIPIAMSPLSNNSLFLEYAKNPLLDFHQKGLMVSLSTDDPMQFHYTKEPLMEEYAIAAQVFKLSTCDMCEIARNSVLQCGLSHEEKVKFLGENYREDGPDGNDIRKTNVAQIRVAYRYETWCYELNLIAEGLKNE is encoded by the exons ATGTCCCGGGTGAGAATTCCAG CAGAACACAAAC AGATGGACGAGTCCCTGCGCTCCTTTGCTGAGAAGGTCTTTGCCTCTGAGGTGAAGGATGAGGAGGTCAGGGGGGAAATCTCCCATTTTGATGTGGAGGATATCTGCCCCATCTCCCGGCAGGAAATGACAGTGCACATGATGCTGCAGGAGGCCAGCTCCACCGTGGAAATGCG CAGGAAGAAGCTGATCCGCATGAAGACGACAGTGCTGGCCCCGCCCGTGGCCCCGGGGGCTGTGGCCAGCCTGGCTGTCACCGAGGAggccagctccacctgcccccaGTACCAGACCGTGCCCCACTTCCAGCGGGTGCAGATCACTGGGGATTATGCCTCTGGG gtgacagtggAAGACTTTGAGGTGGTGTGCAGGGGCCTGTACCGGGCGCTGTGCATCCGGGAGAAGAACATGCAGCAGTCACTGCAGAGGTTCCCCAAGACACCCTCGCAGTACCTGCGCGCCATCGAGGGCGAGCCCTGGAAACCCAGTGACGTTGGCCCAG TGTTCACCCCACCAGTGAAGGATGGACAGGATCCCCTGGACAGTGGGAACCTCCCTGAGGACCTGGGATACCACGTGCAGATGAAGGATGGGATCGTTTATGTCTATGCAGAcaaggcagcagctgagagaaaCGAGCCAAAGGACCTGCCCTACCCCAGCCTCGAGCACTTCATTGATGACATGAACTTCCTCTTGGTCCTGATTGCACAGGGGCCTGT AAAGACCTACACTCACCGGCGCCTCAAGTTCCTCTCATCCAAGTTCCAAGTGCATGAAATGCTCAATGAGATGGAGGAGATGAAGGAGCTGAAGAACAACCCCCACCGTGACTTCTACAACTGCAGGAAG GTGGACACACACATCCATGCTGCAGCCTGCATGAACCAGAAGCACCTTCTGCGTTTCATCAAGAAATCCTACCGTGTGGATGCTGACCGTGTGGTCTATAATGCCAAGGGCAAGCAGCTCACCCTGAAAcagcttttccagcagctcAAACTGCACCCCTACGACCTGACAGTGGATTCCCTGGATGTCCATGCT GGCCGGCAGACATTCCAGCGCTTCGACAAGTTCAATGATAAGTACAACCCCGTGGGGGCCAGCGAGCTCAGGGACCTCTACCTGAAGACAGAGAATGCCATTAACGGCGAGTATTTTGCTACCATCATCAAG GAGGTTGGCTCTGACCTGGAGGATGCCAAGTACCAGCACACGGAGCCCCGGCTCTCGATCTACGGGCGGTCACCTGAGGAGTGGGCCAGGCTGGCCAGCTGGTTCAACACCCACAGGGTCTATTCCCCCAACATGAAGTGGATGATCCAAGTGCCCAGGATTTA TGATGTGTTCAGGTCTAAGAATTTCCTTCCCCACTTTGGGAAAATGCTGGAATATATCTTTGTTCCTGTGTTTGAGGCAACTATCAATCCACAAGCCCACAAAGAGCTGAGTGTCTTTCTACGCCAT ATCACGGGCTTTGACAGCGTGGATGATGAATCCAAGCACAGTGGACACATGTTCAGCACTAAAAGCCCAAAGCCAGAGGAGTGGACTTCCCCGAAGAACCCGTCCTACACCTACTACATTTACTACATGTATGCCAACATCCTGGTGCTGAACAACCTGCGCAG gcagcgTGGCATGAACACGTTCCTGTTCCGCCCGCACTGCGGCGAGGCCGGGGCCCTCACACACCTGCTGGCAGCCTTCATGACAGCTGATAACATCTCCCACGGGCTCAACCTCAAGAAG agcccgGTGCTGCAGTACCTGTACTTCCTTGCCAGAATTCCCATTGCCATGTCCCCACTCAGCAACAACAGCCTCTTCCTGGAGTATGCCAAGAATCCTTTGCTTGACTTCCACCAGAAAGGGCTCATGGTGTCCCTTTCTACAGATGACCCCATGCAGTTCCACTACACCAAG gagcccctcATGGAGGAGTACGCCATCGCTGCCCAGGTGTTCAAGCTCAGCACCTGTGACATGTGTGAGATCGCCAGGAACAGCGTCCTGCAGTGTGGCCTGTCCCACGAG GAGAAAGTGAAGTTCCTGGGTGAAAACTACCGGGAAGACGGGCCCGATGGCAATGACATTCGGAAGACGAACGTGGCCCAGATCCGCGTTGCCTATCGCTACGAGACCTGGTGCTACGAGCTCAACCTCATCGCCGAGGGGCTGAAGAACGAATAG
- the AMPD1 gene encoding AMP deaminase 1 isoform X1, which translates to MSRVRIPEMDESLRSFAEKVFASEVKDEEVRGEISHFDVEDICPISRQEMTVHMMLQEASSTVEMRRKKLIRMKTTVLAPPVAPGAVASLAVTEEASSTCPQYQTVPHFQRVQITGDYASGVTVEDFEVVCRGLYRALCIREKNMQQSLQRFPKTPSQYLRAIEGEPWKPSDVGPVFTPPVKDGQDPLDSGNLPEDLGYHVQMKDGIVYVYADKAAAERNEPKDLPYPSLEHFIDDMNFLLVLIAQGPVKTYTHRRLKFLSSKFQVHEMLNEMEEMKELKNNPHRDFYNCRKVDTHIHAAACMNQKHLLRFIKKSYRVDADRVVYNAKGKQLTLKQLFQQLKLHPYDLTVDSLDVHAGRQTFQRFDKFNDKYNPVGASELRDLYLKTENAINGEYFATIIKEVGSDLEDAKYQHTEPRLSIYGRSPEEWARLASWFNTHRVYSPNMKWMIQVPRIYDVFRSKNFLPHFGKMLEYIFVPVFEATINPQAHKELSVFLRHITGFDSVDDESKHSGHMFSTKSPKPEEWTSPKNPSYTYYIYYMYANILVLNNLRRQRGMNTFLFRPHCGEAGALTHLLAAFMTADNISHGLNLKKSPVLQYLYFLARIPIAMSPLSNNSLFLEYAKNPLLDFHQKGLMVSLSTDDPMQFHYTKEPLMEEYAIAAQVFKLSTCDMCEIARNSVLQCGLSHEEKVKFLGENYREDGPDGNDIRKTNVAQIRVAYRYETWCYELNLIAEGLKNE; encoded by the exons ATGTCCCGGGTGAGAATTCCAG AGATGGACGAGTCCCTGCGCTCCTTTGCTGAGAAGGTCTTTGCCTCTGAGGTGAAGGATGAGGAGGTCAGGGGGGAAATCTCCCATTTTGATGTGGAGGATATCTGCCCCATCTCCCGGCAGGAAATGACAGTGCACATGATGCTGCAGGAGGCCAGCTCCACCGTGGAAATGCG CAGGAAGAAGCTGATCCGCATGAAGACGACAGTGCTGGCCCCGCCCGTGGCCCCGGGGGCTGTGGCCAGCCTGGCTGTCACCGAGGAggccagctccacctgcccccaGTACCAGACCGTGCCCCACTTCCAGCGGGTGCAGATCACTGGGGATTATGCCTCTGGG gtgacagtggAAGACTTTGAGGTGGTGTGCAGGGGCCTGTACCGGGCGCTGTGCATCCGGGAGAAGAACATGCAGCAGTCACTGCAGAGGTTCCCCAAGACACCCTCGCAGTACCTGCGCGCCATCGAGGGCGAGCCCTGGAAACCCAGTGACGTTGGCCCAG TGTTCACCCCACCAGTGAAGGATGGACAGGATCCCCTGGACAGTGGGAACCTCCCTGAGGACCTGGGATACCACGTGCAGATGAAGGATGGGATCGTTTATGTCTATGCAGAcaaggcagcagctgagagaaaCGAGCCAAAGGACCTGCCCTACCCCAGCCTCGAGCACTTCATTGATGACATGAACTTCCTCTTGGTCCTGATTGCACAGGGGCCTGT AAAGACCTACACTCACCGGCGCCTCAAGTTCCTCTCATCCAAGTTCCAAGTGCATGAAATGCTCAATGAGATGGAGGAGATGAAGGAGCTGAAGAACAACCCCCACCGTGACTTCTACAACTGCAGGAAG GTGGACACACACATCCATGCTGCAGCCTGCATGAACCAGAAGCACCTTCTGCGTTTCATCAAGAAATCCTACCGTGTGGATGCTGACCGTGTGGTCTATAATGCCAAGGGCAAGCAGCTCACCCTGAAAcagcttttccagcagctcAAACTGCACCCCTACGACCTGACAGTGGATTCCCTGGATGTCCATGCT GGCCGGCAGACATTCCAGCGCTTCGACAAGTTCAATGATAAGTACAACCCCGTGGGGGCCAGCGAGCTCAGGGACCTCTACCTGAAGACAGAGAATGCCATTAACGGCGAGTATTTTGCTACCATCATCAAG GAGGTTGGCTCTGACCTGGAGGATGCCAAGTACCAGCACACGGAGCCCCGGCTCTCGATCTACGGGCGGTCACCTGAGGAGTGGGCCAGGCTGGCCAGCTGGTTCAACACCCACAGGGTCTATTCCCCCAACATGAAGTGGATGATCCAAGTGCCCAGGATTTA TGATGTGTTCAGGTCTAAGAATTTCCTTCCCCACTTTGGGAAAATGCTGGAATATATCTTTGTTCCTGTGTTTGAGGCAACTATCAATCCACAAGCCCACAAAGAGCTGAGTGTCTTTCTACGCCAT ATCACGGGCTTTGACAGCGTGGATGATGAATCCAAGCACAGTGGACACATGTTCAGCACTAAAAGCCCAAAGCCAGAGGAGTGGACTTCCCCGAAGAACCCGTCCTACACCTACTACATTTACTACATGTATGCCAACATCCTGGTGCTGAACAACCTGCGCAG gcagcgTGGCATGAACACGTTCCTGTTCCGCCCGCACTGCGGCGAGGCCGGGGCCCTCACACACCTGCTGGCAGCCTTCATGACAGCTGATAACATCTCCCACGGGCTCAACCTCAAGAAG agcccgGTGCTGCAGTACCTGTACTTCCTTGCCAGAATTCCCATTGCCATGTCCCCACTCAGCAACAACAGCCTCTTCCTGGAGTATGCCAAGAATCCTTTGCTTGACTTCCACCAGAAAGGGCTCATGGTGTCCCTTTCTACAGATGACCCCATGCAGTTCCACTACACCAAG gagcccctcATGGAGGAGTACGCCATCGCTGCCCAGGTGTTCAAGCTCAGCACCTGTGACATGTGTGAGATCGCCAGGAACAGCGTCCTGCAGTGTGGCCTGTCCCACGAG GAGAAAGTGAAGTTCCTGGGTGAAAACTACCGGGAAGACGGGCCCGATGGCAATGACATTCGGAAGACGAACGTGGCCCAGATCCGCGTTGCCTATCGCTACGAGACCTGGTGCTACGAGCTCAACCTCATCGCCGAGGGGCTGAAGAACGAATAG